In Anaerolineae bacterium, the genomic window TGTGAGGCCCTAGCTTGCGAGCCGGTGGGAGTGCAGCGCTTCGACAACAAGCTCCTGGTCAGCTTCCGCCACATGTTCATCCGCCAGATCGATCTAGCCACCAAGCACACTGTGCCTCTGGTGCAGCTGGTGTCCGATGTGTCAACCATGTCCTGATACATTGTGTCAGCGATGTCCTGATACCGGACATACGAGATTCGCCCCTACGAGGGGATGACAGGTGTGTAGCGCCATGGCAGCAATTCGTCCCTGCGACAGGGATGACAGGTGCATAGCGCCGTGGCCGCGATTCGCCCCGCATCTGAGGCACACGCTCGGCCACGCGCCTTGACAGGGCTCGAGAGTAATGGTAGGGTAGCGACACAGTTGATCAGGTCCATATGTTAGCATGATTCATCAGAGGGAGGGGTGCCCATGATGTGATGTGATCGGCGGAAGGTGAGGGCGTTGACGTTGGTGCACGTATCCCGGGTATCGGTGGTGCGTGCAGGGAGCAAGGATGCTCCATAGAGCAGGTCGGTTGGCAGCGCTTTCCTCAGGTGAAGCTCGCCCCAGGGCGAGCGGCTCCGAATCCCCGTAGGACAGACCTCACAAACCGGGCCAGAGTGGCCTGGGGTGCATCGCAGCACTTCCATCCAAGGCAGTCATCCGTAGGCATCGAGCCACAGTGCTCCATCGCCCAGCCCCAACCATCGCGCCTCGGCACCAAGCCCGTGGAGCGAAGCACCTGAGGCGGTTCCTGACTGCCCTCAGTGCGCCCAGGGCTGAGACGGGCGGCCATGGCGCGATGCCTGACCTAGCGAGCAAAGGAGATTGACATGAAAGTATGCATGACCCACTACGCGTTTTACCCCACCACTGGCGGCGTAGAGACTCACCTGATGGACCTCTGCGCCGAGCTGGTGCGCCAGGGACACGAAGTGCACGCCCTGGTGGGCTCCATGGAAGGCGAGCCCGCTGAGAGCGAGGTGGAGGGCATTCAGGTGCACCGCCGTGACTGGATGAACCCCGAGATCATGCGCGACCGCAAGCGCGCCAAGGGGGTCCAGGCTGACCATACCCTGCCCGAGATGCAGGCCGAGGTCAAGAAGGAGTACGCGGACTTCATCGGTCAGCACAATATCGAGTTGGTGCACGCCCACAACTTCCATCACTTCCTGCCCGAGTACGGTCTGGCGCTGACCGAGATCCGGCGAGAGAGGCGCATTCCCACCTTCCTCACCATCCATGAGATGTGGGGCGAGTTCCTGGTCCAGCACCTGCTGGAGAACACCGAGTGGGACGGCATCATTGCCGTGGGTCAGCACGTGTACGGGGACGTAGTCGCTCAGATCCCCGACCTCCAGAACCTGCACATCGTCCTCCACGGCGTGAACACCGACATGTTCCGCCCCGACGTGGATGGCAGCGCCCTGAAGGAGCAGCTGGGGCTGGCCGGCAAACGAGTGATCCTACATCCGGCCAGGTTACTCCCATGGAAGGGCGTTCACACCACGGTGGAGGCCTTCCGCATGATAGCCCACCGCTATCCCGATGTGTCAGTGGTCATAACCGATACCCGCGAGATCCTGGACTGGATTCACGAGCTCCAGGGATATCGGGACCACATCTTCTCCATGGTAGAGGACAGCGGATTGAGCGACCGCGTGGTCATGCGCTCGTTCGACTTCGCCAAGGAGCTGCCTCAAGCCTACGCCATGTCCGACATCGTAGTCTATCCTACCAGCGGCGAGGAGCCCTTCGGCCTGGTGCCTCTGGAGGCCATGTCCAGCGGCAAGCCAGTCATCGTCAGCCGCAGCGGCGGCCTGGTGGAGTCGGTGCTGGACGGCGTCACCGGGTTCGTCATCCCCAAGGAAGATGACGACATGATGGCGGACCGGCTGTCGGCGCTGCTGGCGCATCCCCACCTGGCGGAACGCATGGGCAACACGGGGCGGAAGCACGTCCTTGAGCGCTTCACCCTGACACGGATGATTGACGAGGTCGAGGAGATCTACCGTCAGGGCCTAGAGCGCATGCGAGCGCAGGAAGCAGAGGCGAAGGCAGCCAGCTAGCCGGCGAGCAGCCGGCCCTACGTCCTCTGCGCCTCGCCCTCTCCGGCTGGCGCCGAAGTTGGTTCTCTGTGGCGCTGGCACGGACCTTGCACCCCGGAGAGGTGGAGCAGCGAGGAGCGGCGGACCTAGCCACCCCTCGCTACTCCGGAGTGGAAGGGAAGTTAGCTTCGGCTGACTTCCCTCTTTCTGTTGTGGCCGGCAGGAGCGGAAGCTCGCTCACGGACAGGCTACGGGCTGCCTCGATCGGTCCGGGCAGCCCGTGTGGTCGGCATGGCGGGAGCAGTCTCACGCTCATATGCGATGGGGACGGCCGCTTAGGCGAAGGGCGGCCGCCCCTGGTCTTGACGTCAAGTCGCTGCCGTTGTCCCAGGAGACCGGCCGGTCAGGAACCGAGCCTGCCGCTCTCCCCGGAAGACGGTCCGGCTCGGGCCTATATCCAGCCACCCTCGGCCATGGGGACGAAATTCGTCCACTGGCCGCCGCGAACGTGGCGCTGTAGCGCCACTCTTTCCTCGTTCGAGAGCTCGAACCGAGCGAGAGCGGCCGCGTCTTCGGTCAACTCGTCGATCCGTAGCTCTCCCTTGCTTGCCTTGTACACCAGTTTGCTCAAATCGGTCATCCCTTCCACTCCTGCTGTACTCGTGAGACCTCCGGTGCCCCGCCATGCCTCACTGACGCCAACGACCCCGAGGCCGCCGTGCGACGGCTGCTCGCCCTGGAGGATGAACCCCCTGGTGTCGTTGACCAGGCTCGCGTAATAGTACCTTAGTCCCAATTCATATGAACGCGAGCCCGAAAGTATTAGAATATGGTTAGGATGGCGCTCGTGTGACGTTTCTTACTGGGCGTCCAGCGTCTCTCGCACCTTGAGCGCCAGGTCGTGGTGGTTGAAAGGCTTGGGCAGGAGCTCCACTGGATCGCTCGAGCCGGGCAGTCGCAGCAGGTTCTCCTCGGTGTTATACCCGGACATGAAGAGCACCCGGGTCTCGGGGCGCTCCCGGCGCACGTGCTCGGCCAGCTCGCGGCCACCCATCCCGGGCATCACCACATCGGTTAGCAAGAGGTGGATGGGGCCCTGGTGCCGACGGGACAGCTCCAGGCCGGTTCGGCCATCCTCTGCCTCCAGAACCCGATACCCCTGCCGGTGAAGCATACGCACCACGATTGACCGGACGGCTTCCTCGTCCTCGGCCACCAGAACCACCTCTTGTCCACGGGGGAGGTGATCTGGCTGCGGCTGGCCCTCAGTCGCGGGCAAGGTTGCCTTCGTTTGGGCGCAGGGTAAGTAGATGGAGAAGGTGGACCCTTTGGCCAGCTCGCTGCTAACCGCTATCCCGCCTCCGTGCTGCCTCACTATGCCATACACGGTAGCCAGGCCCAGTCCGCCGCCGCCCGTCCCCTTGGTGGTGAAGAAGGGCTCGAAGAGGTGCTCTTTGACCTCATCGCTCATGCCTGTTCCGTTGTCGCTGATGGCGAGCTCGACATAATGCCCGGGCGAAGGAACCAAATGCGCTCCTGGTGGCGGGCTGTTCAGAAAGACCTCTCTGGTCTCTATGGTGATAACGCCTCCCTCGGGCATAGCGTCTCGCGCGTTGGTCACCAGATTCACCACTGCCTGCTCTAGCAGGTCCGGGTCGGCCTCGATGGCAGCCCCCTCTGCCCCCAGTCGGGCGACGATATGGATGTCCTCTCCGGTGAGCCCCCGGAGCAGCTCGCCCATGTCTTGGATCAGCCGGTCCGGGGCCACAGGTCGGAGGCGTATCACCTGGCGCCGGGAGAAGGCCAGGAGACGGTTGGTGAGCTCGGTGGCCCGCTTGGCCGCCCGCAGTATCTCCTCTACGTCCTGCTGGGCCGGCCCCTCGGGAAGCGAAGCCAGTACGATCTGGGCGTAGCCAATGATCGCCGTCAGCACATTGTTGAAGTCGTGGGCGATGCCGCCCGCCAGCCGGCCGATGGACTCGAGTTTCTGAGCCCGGAACAGCTGCTGCTGCGTCCGCTCCAGTTCCCGGAGGCTCTCCTGGAGCTTCCGCTCCGCCTCGGCAGCCATGTCTTCTATGCGCTGCCTGGCCCGCACCTGCTCGGTGACCTCGAGGGCGACCACGAGGAGATCTGGCAGCTCCTTTCCAGGCACGTTGAGCGGAAGAAGGGTGAAGCGCCAGTACGTCTGCCCGCGGGCGAAGCCGGCGTAACGGCCCTCGGCAGCGGAGAGGGGGGTGCGCCGGCGAAGGACCTCCCGGGCGGCCTGGACGATCCCGGCTTCGGCCGCGCCCGGAAGGAGTTCCTCCAATCGCACCCCGGCGATGTCTCCCTGAGGCAATGGCCGATCGAGTGCCTTCACCGCCGCGGGGTTGGCC contains:
- a CDS encoding glycosyltransferase family 4 protein, with product MKVCMTHYAFYPTTGGVETHLMDLCAELVRQGHEVHALVGSMEGEPAESEVEGIQVHRRDWMNPEIMRDRKRAKGVQADHTLPEMQAEVKKEYADFIGQHNIELVHAHNFHHFLPEYGLALTEIRRERRIPTFLTIHEMWGEFLVQHLLENTEWDGIIAVGQHVYGDVVAQIPDLQNLHIVLHGVNTDMFRPDVDGSALKEQLGLAGKRVILHPARLLPWKGVHTTVEAFRMIAHRYPDVSVVITDTREILDWIHELQGYRDHIFSMVEDSGLSDRVVMRSFDFAKELPQAYAMSDIVVYPTSGEEPFGLVPLEAMSSGKPVIVSRSGGLVESVLDGVTGFVIPKEDDDMMADRLSALLAHPHLAERMGNTGRKHVLERFTLTRMIDEVEEIYRQGLERMRAQEAEAKAAS
- a CDS encoding response regulator, producing the protein MTGKARCAGEVGQVSSPVRHAFALGWPQTAIALVAVLYLTHYVTPYLPRAELSTYLVQPLLWVALAGVALASGPHDLPRPDRWMVSVAALLGLFQVALFLVAGMLSGFGISPYSRGLLPVVLNLVYVFSRLLGLEMTRWRLLRPLMRSAGAGGMVLVWLGLALASLPLSGLNQLPGPASAFRLTGRLLLPAASESLLATYLAMVSGPTGALAYRGALAAFEWLFPLLPNPIWPITAFLGTVSPLLGLLVVRDLAEFRRAKDLSDALNRINAIINSSLDIDRIMQRVVTESGRVLEADFTCVVARRRGSWRVRYAHGVAPTVSWADADEAGLSLPGRLRSHGDILAVEDVRRSEWRGHRALQRSGVRAFLAVPLAMRRDVIGVLAFSSYSGPASFSAAQLDFARKLSASISLALANARLYQNERRQHLLLDAVVRNAPAAIAVLDGRSLKVRWANPAAVKALDRPLPQGDIAGVRLEELLPGAAEAGIVQAAREVLRRRTPLSAAEGRYAGFARGQTYWRFTLLPLNVPGKELPDLLVVALEVTEQVRARQRIEDMAAEAERKLQESLRELERTQQQLFRAQKLESIGRLAGGIAHDFNNVLTAIIGYAQIVLASLPEGPAQQDVEEILRAAKRATELTNRLLAFSRRQVIRLRPVAPDRLIQDMGELLRGLTGEDIHIVARLGAEGAAIEADPDLLEQAVVNLVTNARDAMPEGGVITIETREVFLNSPPPGAHLVPSPGHYVELAISDNGTGMSDEVKEHLFEPFFTTKGTGGGGLGLATVYGIVRQHGGGIAVSSELAKGSTFSIYLPCAQTKATLPATEGQPQPDHLPRGQEVVLVAEDEEAVRSIVVRMLHRQGYRVLEAEDGRTGLELSRRHQGPIHLLLTDVVMPGMGGRELAEHVRRERPETRVLFMSGYNTEENLLRLPGSSDPVELLPKPFNHHDLALKVRETLDAQ